A portion of the Sabethes cyaneus chromosome 3, idSabCyanKW18_F2, whole genome shotgun sequence genome contains these proteins:
- the LOC128743736 gene encoding zinc finger protein 271 isoform X18 produces the protein MNKFWVLTNLIQNSNVYPIPKVEHPHHQQSDQQQHPTSSQHQQQQQQHQQPPPSHQPPSSTTSSKGGGSRHPPGANHALGPAPGLYHNPGGVPGPTPPSASSAPTVPTSAIGSTHLTNLSGPASSAHSSRGSSNHPAPPPGAHLQQLNGGVPTDHTKPQYLGNMQVHPAHSGSGHHPPPPPTQGPPQSAHPPPPQPISIVKPEFKVPSIPAHLMDVRGPDGSIVKINMPEHHDPSKPPNNVEMLKVNIEDLSQFLSYHEVFGKLPSDMLTGPTASLVPSSATNTATTSGGHSNGKLNHIRQQHPQGESPFKCSYCAKSFTRKEHLTNHVRQHTGESPYRCPYCGKTFTRKEHLTNHVRLHTGETPYQCTYCGKKFTRKEHLTNHVRLHTGETPFQCTYCEKKFTRKEHLTNHTRLHTGETPFQCSYCQKKFTRKEHLTNHVRLHTGETPFQCTYCEKKFTRKEHLTNHVRIHTGETPYRCTYCEKKFTRKERLTYHIRWHTGETPYHCTYCEKKFARKEHLTNHVRLHTGETPYHCTYCEKKFTRKEHLTNHVRLHTGETPYQCTYCEKKFSRRERLTIHTRIHTGETPYRCTYCDKKFTRKERLTYHIRLHTGETPYQCTYCEKKFTRKEHLTNHVRLHTGETPYHCTYCEKKFMRKEHLTNHVRLHTGETPYQCTYCGKKFTRKEHLTNHIRLHTGESPYRCEYCNKSFTRKEHLKNHVRLHTGDSPHKCEYCNKTFTRKEHLNNHMRQHSGDNPHCCNVCNKTFTRKEHLINHMSRSHTGERPFQCDECGKSFPLKGNLLFHARSHTKGQPMERPFRCDMCPKDFICKGHLVSHQRSHTGEKNHHCPQCSKSYVERGNMLRHMKKTHPDAVIPVLPKLPHIKVEPKSTGEYLSQPTSVVTSPAQATSTITSIISNTHPSQHHHIQPKMEQKSQIHHLPIPHQHQAHQLHHHISAPMHLPPPNPQQLAALALHHQVAQQQQQQQQSSPSTGRAQPSPRTSLPPPPPQQQHPVQQPGPPQVPPGPPENQQQPQQQPVPGPTGPLPPQHHTVPVTIITHAGTINPMPDGLNNRVGTIQMHHLNAAQSEEHSVVY, from the exons ATGAATAAATTTTGGGTGCTGAccaatttgattcaaaattcaaaCGTGTATCCAATACCTAAAGTTGAGCATCCGCACCATCAGCAGTCGGATCAGCAGCAACATCCGACGTCGTCTCAAcatcagcagcaacaacagcaacatcaACAGCCGCCTCCGTCCCATCAGCCGCCATCATCGACCACGTCGTCTAAGGGCGGAGGAAGCCGACATCCTCCCGGTGCAAATCACGCACTCGGGCCTGCGCCAGGATTGTATCATAATCCGGGTGGCGTTCCCGGTCCAACGCCACCCAGTGCCAGTTCGGCACCAACTGTACCTACATCGGCCATAG GATCGACACACTTAACGAATCTCTCCGGGCCTGCTTCAAGTGCGCACAGTAGTAGAGGCAGCAGTAACCATCCAGCGCCTCCACCTGGAGCCCATCTGCAG caACTCAACGGAGGGGTTCCGACGGATCATACTAAACCCCAGTATTTAGGTAATATGCAGGTCCATCCGGCGCACAGTGGTAGTGGTCACCATCCGCCTCCACCGCCCACGCAGGGGCCACCGCAGTCCGCACATCCGCCGCCACCGCAACCGATCTCGATCGTAAAGCCAGAGTTCAAGGTGCCCTCCATACCAGCCCACTTGATGGATGTGCGCGGCCCGGACGGTTCGATCGTCAAGATCAACATGCCGGAGCACCACGATCCGAGCAAACCGCCCAACAATGTGGAAATGTTGAAAGTCAACATCGAGGATCTCAGTCAATTTCTTTCGTACCATGAAGTCTTCGGAAAGCTCCCTTCCGATATGCTAACGGGCCCCACCGCTAGTCTAGTGCCATCATCCGCTACCAATACTGCGACGACCAGTGGCGGTCATAGTAATGGTAAAT TAAACCACATTCGCCAGCAGCATCCTCAGGGTGAGTCGCCGTTCAAGTGCAGTTACTGTGCGAAAAGCTTCACCAGGAAGGAACACCTGACCAACCACGTGCGCCAGCACACCGGAGAATCGCCGTACCGCTGTCCGTACTGTGGCAAAACGTTCACCCGGAAGGAACATCTTACGAATCACGTAAG ATTGCACACGGGCGAAACTCCCTACCAGTGCACATACTGTGGGAAGAAATTCACCAGAAAAGAACACCTTACCAATCATGTCAG GTTACACACCGGAGAGACCCCGTTCCAGTGCACTTATTGCGAGAAGAAGTTTACGCGAAAAGAGCATTTGACAAATCACACGAG GTTACACACTGGCGAAACGCCGTTCCAGTGCTCCTACTGTCAGAAGAAGTTCACCCGCAAAGAGCATTTAACGAATCATGTCAG ATTACATACTGGAGAAACCCCCTTTCAGTGTACCTATTGCGAAAAGAAATTCACGCGCAAAGAGCATTTAACGAATCATGTCAG AATACACACTGGCGAGACTCCGTACCGGTGCACGTATTGTGAGAAGAAATTTACCAGAAAAGAGCGTTTGACGTATCACATAAG ATGGCACACCGGAGAGACTCCCTATCATTGCACATATTGCGAGAAAAAATTCGCACGAAAAGAACATTTAACGAATCATGTCAG ATTGCACACCGGTGAGACGCCCTATCACTGTACCTATTGCGAGAAAAAATTTACCCGCAAAGAGCATTTAACGAACCATGTCAG ATTGCACACTGGAGAGACTCCCTATCAGTGCACATATTGCGAGAAGAAATTCAGTAGAAGAGAGCGTTTAACGATTCACACAAG AATACATACCGGAGAGACCCCTTATAGATGTACatattgtgataagaaatttACCAGAAAAGAGCGTTTAACGTATCACATAAG ATTACATACCGGAGAGACCCCCTATCAGTGTACCTATTGCGAGAAAAAATTCACGCGAAAAGAGCATTTAACAAATCATGTCAG ATTGCACACCGGAGAGACTCCTTATCATTGCACCTATTGCGAGAAGAAATTTATGAGAAAAGAGCATTTAACGAACCATGTCAG ATTGCACACCGGAGAAACTCCATATCAGTGCACATATTGCGGGAAGAAATTCACCCGAAAAGAGCATTTAACCAATCACATCAG ATTGCATACCGGAGAGTCTCCTTATCGGTGTGAGTACTGTAACAAGTCATTCACCAGAAAAGAACACCTCAAGAATCACGTCAG GCTTCACACCGGTGATTCGCCGCACAAATGCGAGTACTGCAACAAAACGTTTACGCGCAAGGAGCATCTCAACAATCACATGCGCCAGCACAGCGGAGATAATCCTCACTGTTGCAATGTGTGCAACAAGACCTTCACCCGCAAGGAACATCTGATCAATCACATGAG TCGGTCACACACCGGCGAACGTCCGTTCCAGTGCGATGAATGCGGAAAGTCGTTCCCGCTGAAGGGTAATCTGCTGTTCCATGCGCGCAGTCACACCAAGGGTCAGCCGATGGAACGGCCGTTCCGTTGCGATATGTGCCCGAAGGACTTCATCTGCAAGGGGCACCTGGTGTCCCATCAGCGATCTCATACCGGGGAGAAGAATCATCACTGCCCGCAGTGCAGCAAGTCGTACGTTGAGCGTGGCAACATGCTGCGGCACATGAAGAAAACGCACCCGGACGCGGTTATACCGGTGCTGCCCAAGTTGCCGCACATCAAGGTGGAACCGAAGTCCACCGGTGAGTACT TATCTCAGCCAACGTCGGTGGTGACGTCCCCGGCTCAGGCCACCTCCACAATCACATCGATCATCTCCAATACTCATCCATCGCAGCATCATCACATTCaaccgaaaatggaacagaaatctCAGATACATCATCTTCCGATTCCCCATCAGCATCAGGCTCACCAGCTGCACCACCACATCTCGGCCCCGATGCATCTGCCTCCACCAAACCCCCAACAATTGGCAGCACTCGCCCTCCATCATCAAGTggcccaacagcagcagcagcaacaacaatccTCACCCTCAACGGGCCGAGCACAGCCTTCTCCTCGTACATCActtccgccgccgccgccgcagcagcagcatccgGTGCAACAGCCGGGACCGCCCCAGGTCCCCCCGGGCCCCCCGGAAAACCAACAACAGCCGCAGCAGCAGCCGGTCCCGGGCCCAACTGGACCCCTGCCACCACAACACCATACGGTCCCGGTTACTATTATAACCCACGCTGGCACAATTAATCCAATGCCAGATGGACTCAACAATCGGGTCGGTACGATCCAGATGCACCACCTAAATGCGGCTCAGTCGGAGGAGCACTCGGTGGTTTACTGA
- the LOC128743736 gene encoding zinc finger protein 658B isoform X8, with translation MNKFWVLTNLIQNSNVYPIPKVEHPHHQQSDQQQHPTSSQHQQQQQQHQQPPPSHQPPSSTTSSKGGGSRHPPGANHALGPAPGLYHNPGGVPGPTPPSASSAPTVPTSAIGSTHLTNLSGPASSAHSSRGSSNHPAPPPGAHLQQLNGGVPTDHTKPQYLGNMQVHPAHSGSGHHPPPPPTQGPPQSAHPPPPQPISIVKPEFKVPSIPAHLMDVRGPDGSIVKINMPEHHDPSKPPNNVEMLKVNIEDLSQFLSYHEVFGKLPSDMLTGPTASLVPSSATNTATTSGGHSNGKLNHIRQQHPQGESPFKCSYCAKSFTRKEHLTNHVRQHTGESPYRCPYCGKTFTRKEHLTNHVRLHTGETPYQCTYCGKKFTRKEHLTNHVRLHTGETPFQCTYCEKKFTRKEHLTNHTRLHTGETPFQCSYCQKKFTRKEHLTNHVRLHTGETPFQCTYCEKKFTRKEHLTNHVRIHTGETPYRCTYCEKKFTRKERLTYHIRWHTGETPYHCTYCEKKFARKEHLTNHVRLHTGETPYHCTYCEKKFTRKEHLTNHVRLHTGETPYQCTYCEKKFSRRERLTIHTRLHTGETPYQCTYCEKKFTRKEHLTNHTRLHTGETPYHCTYCEKKFMRKEHLKNHVRLHTGETPYQCTYCQKKFTRKEHLTNHTRLHTGETPYHCTYCSKKFARKEHLTNHIRLHTGETPYQCTYCSKKFTRKEHLTNHLRLHTGETPYQCNFCQKKFTRKEHLTNHVRLHTGETPYQCSYCQKKFTRKEHLTNHTRLHTGETPYHCTYCEKKFMRKEHLTNHVRLHTGETPYQCTYCGKKFTRKEHLTNHIRLHTGESPYRCEYCNKSFTRKEHLKNHVRLHTGDSPHKCEYCNKTFTRKEHLNNHMRQHSGDNPHCCNVCNKTFTRKEHLINHMSRSHTGERPFQCDECGKSFPLKGNLLFHARSHTKGQPMERPFRCDMCPKDFICKGHLVSHQRSHTGEKNHHCPQCSKSYVERGNMLRHMKKTHPDAVIPVLPKLPHIKVEPKSTGEYLSQPTSVVTSPAQATSTITSIISNTHPSQHHHIQPKMEQKSQIHHLPIPHQHQAHQLHHHISAPMHLPPPNPQQLAALALHHQVAQQQQQQQQSSPSTGRAQPSPRTSLPPPPPQQQHPVQQPGPPQVPPGPPENQQQPQQQPVPGPTGPLPPQHHTVPVTIITHAGTINPMPDGLNNRVGTIQMHHLNAAQSEEHSVVY, from the exons ATGAATAAATTTTGGGTGCTGAccaatttgattcaaaattcaaaCGTGTATCCAATACCTAAAGTTGAGCATCCGCACCATCAGCAGTCGGATCAGCAGCAACATCCGACGTCGTCTCAAcatcagcagcaacaacagcaacatcaACAGCCGCCTCCGTCCCATCAGCCGCCATCATCGACCACGTCGTCTAAGGGCGGAGGAAGCCGACATCCTCCCGGTGCAAATCACGCACTCGGGCCTGCGCCAGGATTGTATCATAATCCGGGTGGCGTTCCCGGTCCAACGCCACCCAGTGCCAGTTCGGCACCAACTGTACCTACATCGGCCATAG GATCGACACACTTAACGAATCTCTCCGGGCCTGCTTCAAGTGCGCACAGTAGTAGAGGCAGCAGTAACCATCCAGCGCCTCCACCTGGAGCCCATCTGCAG caACTCAACGGAGGGGTTCCGACGGATCATACTAAACCCCAGTATTTAGGTAATATGCAGGTCCATCCGGCGCACAGTGGTAGTGGTCACCATCCGCCTCCACCGCCCACGCAGGGGCCACCGCAGTCCGCACATCCGCCGCCACCGCAACCGATCTCGATCGTAAAGCCAGAGTTCAAGGTGCCCTCCATACCAGCCCACTTGATGGATGTGCGCGGCCCGGACGGTTCGATCGTCAAGATCAACATGCCGGAGCACCACGATCCGAGCAAACCGCCCAACAATGTGGAAATGTTGAAAGTCAACATCGAGGATCTCAGTCAATTTCTTTCGTACCATGAAGTCTTCGGAAAGCTCCCTTCCGATATGCTAACGGGCCCCACCGCTAGTCTAGTGCCATCATCCGCTACCAATACTGCGACGACCAGTGGCGGTCATAGTAATGGTAAAT TAAACCACATTCGCCAGCAGCATCCTCAGGGTGAGTCGCCGTTCAAGTGCAGTTACTGTGCGAAAAGCTTCACCAGGAAGGAACACCTGACCAACCACGTGCGCCAGCACACCGGAGAATCGCCGTACCGCTGTCCGTACTGTGGCAAAACGTTCACCCGGAAGGAACATCTTACGAATCACGTAAG ATTGCACACGGGCGAAACTCCCTACCAGTGCACATACTGTGGGAAGAAATTCACCAGAAAAGAACACCTTACCAATCATGTCAG GTTACACACCGGAGAGACCCCGTTCCAGTGCACTTATTGCGAGAAGAAGTTTACGCGAAAAGAGCATTTGACAAATCACACGAG GTTACACACTGGCGAAACGCCGTTCCAGTGCTCCTACTGTCAGAAGAAGTTCACCCGCAAAGAGCATTTAACGAATCATGTCAG ATTACATACTGGAGAAACCCCCTTTCAGTGTACCTATTGCGAAAAGAAATTCACGCGCAAAGAGCATTTAACGAATCATGTCAG AATACACACTGGCGAGACTCCGTACCGGTGCACGTATTGTGAGAAGAAATTTACCAGAAAAGAGCGTTTGACGTATCACATAAG ATGGCACACCGGAGAGACTCCCTATCATTGCACATATTGCGAGAAAAAATTCGCACGAAAAGAACATTTAACGAATCATGTCAG ATTGCACACCGGTGAGACGCCCTATCACTGTACCTATTGCGAGAAAAAATTTACCCGCAAAGAGCATTTAACGAACCATGTCAG ATTGCACACTGGAGAGACTCCCTATCAGTGCACATATTGCGAGAAGAAATTCAGTAGAAGAGAGCGTTTAACGATTCACACAAG ATTGCACACCGGAGAAACACCCTATCAGTGCACTTATTGCGAGAAGAAATTTACTCGAAAAGAACATTTAACCAATCACACAAG ATTGCACACTGGCGAGACTCCCTATCATTGCACATATTGCGAGAAGAAATTTATGCGAAAAGAACACTTGAAAAACCATGTCAG ATTGCATACCGGAGAAACTCCCTATCAATGTACGTACTGCCAGAAGAAGTTTACGCGAAAAGAGCATTTAACGAATCACACCAG ATTACACACCGGCGAAACTCCCTACCATTGCACTTACTGTTCGAAGAAGTTCGCTCGAAAAGAACATCTCACAAATCATATCAG ATTACACACTGGCGAGACTCCCTACCAATGCACGTACTGTTCGAAGAAGTTCACTCGAAAAGAACATCTCACAAATCATCTCAG GTTGCACACTGGCGAAACTCCCTACCAGTGTAACTTTTGCCAAAAGAAGTTTACGAGAAAAGAACACCTCACGAACCATGTCAG ATTACACACGGGCGAGACTCCTTATCAGTGCTCATATTGCCAGAAGAAGTTTACGAGAAAAGAGCACTTGACCAATCACACCAG ATTGCACACCGGAGAGACTCCTTATCATTGCACCTATTGCGAGAAGAAATTTATGAGAAAAGAGCATTTAACGAACCATGTCAG ATTGCACACCGGAGAAACTCCATATCAGTGCACATATTGCGGGAAGAAATTCACCCGAAAAGAGCATTTAACCAATCACATCAG ATTGCATACCGGAGAGTCTCCTTATCGGTGTGAGTACTGTAACAAGTCATTCACCAGAAAAGAACACCTCAAGAATCACGTCAG GCTTCACACCGGTGATTCGCCGCACAAATGCGAGTACTGCAACAAAACGTTTACGCGCAAGGAGCATCTCAACAATCACATGCGCCAGCACAGCGGAGATAATCCTCACTGTTGCAATGTGTGCAACAAGACCTTCACCCGCAAGGAACATCTGATCAATCACATGAG TCGGTCACACACCGGCGAACGTCCGTTCCAGTGCGATGAATGCGGAAAGTCGTTCCCGCTGAAGGGTAATCTGCTGTTCCATGCGCGCAGTCACACCAAGGGTCAGCCGATGGAACGGCCGTTCCGTTGCGATATGTGCCCGAAGGACTTCATCTGCAAGGGGCACCTGGTGTCCCATCAGCGATCTCATACCGGGGAGAAGAATCATCACTGCCCGCAGTGCAGCAAGTCGTACGTTGAGCGTGGCAACATGCTGCGGCACATGAAGAAAACGCACCCGGACGCGGTTATACCGGTGCTGCCCAAGTTGCCGCACATCAAGGTGGAACCGAAGTCCACCGGTGAGTACT TATCTCAGCCAACGTCGGTGGTGACGTCCCCGGCTCAGGCCACCTCCACAATCACATCGATCATCTCCAATACTCATCCATCGCAGCATCATCACATTCaaccgaaaatggaacagaaatctCAGATACATCATCTTCCGATTCCCCATCAGCATCAGGCTCACCAGCTGCACCACCACATCTCGGCCCCGATGCATCTGCCTCCACCAAACCCCCAACAATTGGCAGCACTCGCCCTCCATCATCAAGTggcccaacagcagcagcagcaacaacaatccTCACCCTCAACGGGCCGAGCACAGCCTTCTCCTCGTACATCActtccgccgccgccgccgcagcagcagcatccgGTGCAACAGCCGGGACCGCCCCAGGTCCCCCCGGGCCCCCCGGAAAACCAACAACAGCCGCAGCAGCAGCCGGTCCCGGGCCCAACTGGACCCCTGCCACCACAACACCATACGGTCCCGGTTACTATTATAACCCACGCTGGCACAATTAATCCAATGCCAGATGGACTCAACAATCGGGTCGGTACGATCCAGATGCACCACCTAAATGCGGCTCAGTCGGAGGAGCACTCGGTGGTTTACTGA
- the LOC128743736 gene encoding zinc finger protein 420 isoform X19, with translation MNKFWVLTNLIQNSNVYPIPKVEHPHHQQSDQQQHPTSSQHQQQQQQHQQPPPSHQPPSSTTSSKGGGSRHPPGANHALGPAPGLYHNPGGVPGPTPPSASSAPTVPTSAIGSTHLTNLSGPASSAHSSRGSSNHPAPPPGAHLQQLNGGVPTDHTKPQYLGNMQVHPAHSGSGHHPPPPPTQGPPQSAHPPPPQPISIVKPEFKVPSIPAHLMDVRGPDGSIVKINMPEHHDPSKPPNNVEMLKVNIEDLSQFLSYHEVFGKLPSDMLTGPTASLVPSSATNTATTSGGHSNGKLNHIRQQHPQGESPFKCSYCAKSFTRKEHLTNHVRQHTGESPYRCPYCGKTFTRKEHLTNHVRLHTGETPYQCTYCGKKFTRKEHLTNHVRLHTGETPFQCTYCEKKFTRKEHLTNHTRLHTGETPFQCSYCQKKFTRKEHLTNHVRLHTGETPFQCTYCEKKFTRKEHLTNHVRIHTGETPYRCTYCEKKFTRKERLTYHIRWHTGETPYHCTYCEKKFARKEHLTNHVRLHTGETPYHCTYCEKKFTRKEHLTNHVRLHTGETPYQCTYCEKKFSRRERLTIHTRLHTGETPYQCSYCQKKFTRKEHLTNHTRLHTGETPYHCTYCEKKFMRKEHLTNHVRLHTGETPYQCTYCGKKFTRKEHLTNHIRLHTGESPYRCEYCNKSFTRKEHLKNHVRLHTGDSPHKCEYCNKTFTRKEHLNNHMRQHSGDNPHCCNVCNKTFTRKEHLINHMSRSHTGERPFQCDECGKSFPLKGNLLFHARSHTKGQPMERPFRCDMCPKDFICKGHLVSHQRSHTGEKNHHCPQCSKSYVERGNMLRHMKKTHPDAVIPVLPKLPHIKVEPKSTGEYLSQPTSVVTSPAQATSTITSIISNTHPSQHHHIQPKMEQKSQIHHLPIPHQHQAHQLHHHISAPMHLPPPNPQQLAALALHHQVAQQQQQQQQSSPSTGRAQPSPRTSLPPPPPQQQHPVQQPGPPQVPPGPPENQQQPQQQPVPGPTGPLPPQHHTVPVTIITHAGTINPMPDGLNNRVGTIQMHHLNAAQSEEHSVVY, from the exons ATGAATAAATTTTGGGTGCTGAccaatttgattcaaaattcaaaCGTGTATCCAATACCTAAAGTTGAGCATCCGCACCATCAGCAGTCGGATCAGCAGCAACATCCGACGTCGTCTCAAcatcagcagcaacaacagcaacatcaACAGCCGCCTCCGTCCCATCAGCCGCCATCATCGACCACGTCGTCTAAGGGCGGAGGAAGCCGACATCCTCCCGGTGCAAATCACGCACTCGGGCCTGCGCCAGGATTGTATCATAATCCGGGTGGCGTTCCCGGTCCAACGCCACCCAGTGCCAGTTCGGCACCAACTGTACCTACATCGGCCATAG GATCGACACACTTAACGAATCTCTCCGGGCCTGCTTCAAGTGCGCACAGTAGTAGAGGCAGCAGTAACCATCCAGCGCCTCCACCTGGAGCCCATCTGCAG caACTCAACGGAGGGGTTCCGACGGATCATACTAAACCCCAGTATTTAGGTAATATGCAGGTCCATCCGGCGCACAGTGGTAGTGGTCACCATCCGCCTCCACCGCCCACGCAGGGGCCACCGCAGTCCGCACATCCGCCGCCACCGCAACCGATCTCGATCGTAAAGCCAGAGTTCAAGGTGCCCTCCATACCAGCCCACTTGATGGATGTGCGCGGCCCGGACGGTTCGATCGTCAAGATCAACATGCCGGAGCACCACGATCCGAGCAAACCGCCCAACAATGTGGAAATGTTGAAAGTCAACATCGAGGATCTCAGTCAATTTCTTTCGTACCATGAAGTCTTCGGAAAGCTCCCTTCCGATATGCTAACGGGCCCCACCGCTAGTCTAGTGCCATCATCCGCTACCAATACTGCGACGACCAGTGGCGGTCATAGTAATGGTAAAT TAAACCACATTCGCCAGCAGCATCCTCAGGGTGAGTCGCCGTTCAAGTGCAGTTACTGTGCGAAAAGCTTCACCAGGAAGGAACACCTGACCAACCACGTGCGCCAGCACACCGGAGAATCGCCGTACCGCTGTCCGTACTGTGGCAAAACGTTCACCCGGAAGGAACATCTTACGAATCACGTAAG ATTGCACACGGGCGAAACTCCCTACCAGTGCACATACTGTGGGAAGAAATTCACCAGAAAAGAACACCTTACCAATCATGTCAG GTTACACACCGGAGAGACCCCGTTCCAGTGCACTTATTGCGAGAAGAAGTTTACGCGAAAAGAGCATTTGACAAATCACACGAG GTTACACACTGGCGAAACGCCGTTCCAGTGCTCCTACTGTCAGAAGAAGTTCACCCGCAAAGAGCATTTAACGAATCATGTCAG ATTACATACTGGAGAAACCCCCTTTCAGTGTACCTATTGCGAAAAGAAATTCACGCGCAAAGAGCATTTAACGAATCATGTCAG AATACACACTGGCGAGACTCCGTACCGGTGCACGTATTGTGAGAAGAAATTTACCAGAAAAGAGCGTTTGACGTATCACATAAG ATGGCACACCGGAGAGACTCCCTATCATTGCACATATTGCGAGAAAAAATTCGCACGAAAAGAACATTTAACGAATCATGTCAG ATTGCACACCGGTGAGACGCCCTATCACTGTACCTATTGCGAGAAAAAATTTACCCGCAAAGAGCATTTAACGAACCATGTCAG ATTGCACACTGGAGAGACTCCCTATCAGTGCACATATTGCGAGAAGAAATTCAGTAGAAGAGAGCGTTTAACGATTCACACAAG ATTACACACGGGCGAGACTCCTTATCAGTGCTCATATTGCCAGAAGAAGTTTACGAGAAAAGAGCACTTGACCAATCACACCAG ATTGCACACCGGAGAGACTCCTTATCATTGCACCTATTGCGAGAAGAAATTTATGAGAAAAGAGCATTTAACGAACCATGTCAG ATTGCACACCGGAGAAACTCCATATCAGTGCACATATTGCGGGAAGAAATTCACCCGAAAAGAGCATTTAACCAATCACATCAG ATTGCATACCGGAGAGTCTCCTTATCGGTGTGAGTACTGTAACAAGTCATTCACCAGAAAAGAACACCTCAAGAATCACGTCAG GCTTCACACCGGTGATTCGCCGCACAAATGCGAGTACTGCAACAAAACGTTTACGCGCAAGGAGCATCTCAACAATCACATGCGCCAGCACAGCGGAGATAATCCTCACTGTTGCAATGTGTGCAACAAGACCTTCACCCGCAAGGAACATCTGATCAATCACATGAG TCGGTCACACACCGGCGAACGTCCGTTCCAGTGCGATGAATGCGGAAAGTCGTTCCCGCTGAAGGGTAATCTGCTGTTCCATGCGCGCAGTCACACCAAGGGTCAGCCGATGGAACGGCCGTTCCGTTGCGATATGTGCCCGAAGGACTTCATCTGCAAGGGGCACCTGGTGTCCCATCAGCGATCTCATACCGGGGAGAAGAATCATCACTGCCCGCAGTGCAGCAAGTCGTACGTTGAGCGTGGCAACATGCTGCGGCACATGAAGAAAACGCACCCGGACGCGGTTATACCGGTGCTGCCCAAGTTGCCGCACATCAAGGTGGAACCGAAGTCCACCGGTGAGTACT TATCTCAGCCAACGTCGGTGGTGACGTCCCCGGCTCAGGCCACCTCCACAATCACATCGATCATCTCCAATACTCATCCATCGCAGCATCATCACATTCaaccgaaaatggaacagaaatctCAGATACATCATCTTCCGATTCCCCATCAGCATCAGGCTCACCAGCTGCACCACCACATCTCGGCCCCGATGCATCTGCCTCCACCAAACCCCCAACAATTGGCAGCACTCGCCCTCCATCATCAAGTggcccaacagcagcagcagcaacaacaatccTCACCCTCAACGGGCCGAGCACAGCCTTCTCCTCGTACATCActtccgccgccgccgccgcagcagcagcatccgGTGCAACAGCCGGGACCGCCCCAGGTCCCCCCGGGCCCCCCGGAAAACCAACAACAGCCGCAGCAGCAGCCGGTCCCGGGCCCAACTGGACCCCTGCCACCACAACACCATACGGTCCCGGTTACTATTATAACCCACGCTGGCACAATTAATCCAATGCCAGATGGACTCAACAATCGGGTCGGTACGATCCAGATGCACCACCTAAATGCGGCTCAGTCGGAGGAGCACTCGGTGGTTTACTGA